Genomic window (Vibrio pomeroyi):
CAAAGCCATAATAGAAGCAGCCAAAATCAGTTTTTTCATTCCTTTATCCTTTCTAAATTCACACCAGAAGCTCGGTATCTTAAATTCTTGTGAAGTCGTTTCTGCTTATTTATTAAAATTCGCAGGTTCTCTTGTTGCTTGTAATATCTCAAATTTTTGGTTTAGTTCAAGCGTTTCAACGTTAGCTTCACCAAATAGTCTTGCTAGTTTGACATCGTATCCGAGGTGTCGGTTGCCAATAACAATTAATTTGCCTCCATTGCTTAGAACATGCTTTGCATCACAGAACATTTGCCATGCAATGTGATCAGTAATCGCTTGTTGCTGATGGAACGGAGGATTACACATTACTAAGTAAGTGCTGTTTTTCTTAAAACCATCTAAACAGTTGTTGGCGATGAACTGGAAGTTACCTTCTTCACCAAGGTTATCCTTGACGTTTTGGCGTGCCGATTCAATCGCCATGAAGCTCTCATCAACACAAGTGATACGAGCCTGAGGGTTCAATTGCCCTGCTTTAACACTCAAAACACCGTTACCACAGCCTAAGTCGATGATATGGCGTAGCTCAGGGTCTTGAGGGATATGCTCTAGCATATAGCGAGCGCCTTGATCGAGTGCTTCGCCTGAGTAAACATTCGGTAAATTTTTCAAGCGGATATCTTCACCGTCTACATCCCACTCCA
Coding sequences:
- a CDS encoding methyltransferase, with amino-acid sequence MKTELTLHDRTLTLHRFPKRSNETLQAWDAGDEYLISHVEEMNLEPGKHILIMNDSFGALSAWFSKDHDVTMMSDSFISHRGALKNLQRNQCNRVNFLNTMDDIPHGIDLVIMQLPKTNRHLVWQLSQLRQALPEGCQVLGVNKVKEIHTSTLNLFEKYLGETKTSLAKKKHRLVFSSPNCQPIQTVEPFVEWDVDGEDIRLKNLPNVYSGEALDQGARYMLEHIPQDPELRHIIDLGCGNGVLSVKAGQLNPQARITCVDESFMAIESARQNVKDNLGEEGNFQFIANNCLDGFKKNSTYLVMCNPPFHQQQAITDHIAWQMFCDAKHVLSNGGKLIVIGNRHLGYDVKLARLFGEANVETLELNQKFEILQATREPANFNK